In one Nicotiana tomentosiformis chromosome 6, ASM39032v3, whole genome shotgun sequence genomic region, the following are encoded:
- the LOC104093336 gene encoding uncharacterized protein translates to MGSPTESESTWTQGESIDCTKIAKISVWDLPDVPQGKLPPHLELQRTRVMCDFLAPTNTQNIQYSGAYASMGVDNSVRFEQFRNNFKVEVVTLDEDELEFDMIGIDPSLANAFRRILIAEVPTMAIEKVLIANNTSIIQDEVLAHRLGLIPIKIDPRLFEYMSENDVPNEKNTIVFKLHALCEKGGERLRVLSSELKWLPNGSEFILGTESQASNSSAKPKTYTSFSCSQDSLPEFSNDPIAPRDADIIIAKLGPGQEIELEVHAVKGMGKTHAKWSPVATAWYRMLPEVVLLRDIEDDEAEELVKKCPVKVFDIEDIGKGKKRATVARPRACTLCRECIREEGWDKNVAVRRVKDHFIFTIESTGALPPEVLFTEAVKILEEKCERVITELS, encoded by the exons ATGGGTTCCCCGACAGAGAGCGAGAGCACATGGACACAAGGGGAGAGCATCGATTGTACTAAGATAGCAAAGATTTCAGTATGGGATTTGCCAGACGTGCCGCAGGGGAAGTTGCCCCCACATCTTGAGCTCCAGAGGACTCGCGTTATGTGTGATTTTTTAGCTCCCACTAATACTCAGAATATACAATACTCAGGTGCCTATGCTTCTATGGGTGTTGATAACAGCGTGCGCTTTGAGCAATTCCGCAACAATTTCAAAGTGGAAGTTGTGACACTTGATGAGGACGAATTGGAGTTTGACATGATTGGTATTGATCCTTCCCTTGCCAACGCCTTTCGCAGAATCCTCATTGCTGAG GTACCAACTATGGCTATTGAAAAAGTTCTTATTGCAAACAATACGTCCATTATCCAAGATGAAGTGCTTGCTCACAGACTTGGTCTCATTCCAATTAAGATCGATCCAAGGCTGTTTGAGTATATGTCAG AAAATGATGTGCCTAATGAAAAGAATACAATTGTTTTCAAACTCCATGCTCTTTGTGAAAAAGGTGGCGAGCGACTTAGAG TCTTGTCTAGTGAGCTAAAGTGGTTACCCAATGGCAGTGAATTCATATTAGGAACAGAAAGTCAAGCGTCAAATTCGTCTGCAAAACCAAAAACTTATACTTCATTCAGCTGTAGTCAGGATTCTCTACCAGAATTCTCGAATGACCCAATTGCCCCCAGAGATGCAGATATCATTATAGCTAAACTTGGACCTGGTCAG GAGATCGAGCTAGAAGTTCATGCTGTTAAAGGCATGGGTAAGACGCATGCAAAGTGGTCTCCTGTGGCTACGGCTTGGTACAGGATGCTCCCTGAG GTTGTATTATTGCGAGATATTGAAGATGATGAAGCAGAAGAACTTGTGAAGAAATGTCCGGTTAAGGTGTTCGATATCGAGGATATTGGTAAAG GTAAAAAAAGGGCTACTGTTGCACGACCAAGGGCTTGCACCCTTTGCAGGGAATGCATCAGAGAGGAAGGTTGGGATAAGAATGTAGCAGTGAGGCGTGTAAAAGACCATTTCATCT TTACTATAGAGTCAACTGGAGCATTGCCACCTGAGGTGCTGTTTACTGAAGCTGTGaagattttggaagaaaaatgtGAACGGGTGATAACAGAGCTGTCATGA
- the LOC104093337 gene encoding nucleotide-sugar uncharacterized transporter 2: MGLVDSLLGNESRRFIKRKDSDAGEAGRALEELRGSLYNELRTSEGAKRQQQRFCGPVVAMTFNFMVAVGIILGNKLVMGRVGFNFPIFLTFIHYCCAWILLAIFKALSLLPASPPAKSTPFSSLFSLGVVMAFASGLANASLKHNSVGFYQMAKIAVTPTIVIAEFFLFKKTVSLHKVVALAVVSVGVAVATVTDLEFNLFGACIAIAWIVPSGVNKILWSSLQKQTNWTALALMWRTTPVTIFFLVALMPWLDPPGVLSFKWDVHNTTAILISALLGFLLQWSGALALGATSATSHVVLGQFKTCVILLGGYFLFGSDPGWISICGAITALGGMTVYTSLSIKESREKASDQLPKHSLPPQKLKSTEDDNSKYSPSEHNPSVV; the protein is encoded by the exons ATGGGCCTTGTAGATTCTTTGTTGGGAAATGAGAGTAGAAGGTTTATCAAGAGAAAAGATAGTGATGCGGGTGAAGCAG GTAGAGCATTGGAAGAACTCAGAGGTTCTCTCTACAATGAGCTTCGAACATCAGAAGGAGCAAAGCGTCAACAACAACGATTCTGTGGTCCAGTTGTGGCAATGACCTTCAATTTCATGGTTGCGGTTGGAATAATATTGGGAAACAAACTT GTTATGGGCAGAGTTGGATTTAATTTTCCAATTTTCCTAACTTTTATTCACTACTGTTGTGCTTGGATACTACTTGCCATCTTCAAGGCTTTGTCATTGCTTCCAGCTTCTCCTCCCGCTAAATCAACGCCATTTTCTTCACTGTTTTCTTTGGGTGTTGTGATGGCTTTTGCCTCTGGTCTTGCCAATGCAAGTCTGAAGCATAACAG TGTGGGTTTTTATCAGATGGCTAAAATTGCTGTTACTCCAACCATTGTCATTGCAGAGTTCTTTCTTTTCAAGAAAACCGTATCTCTTCACAAA GTTGTGGCATTGGCTGTCGTGTCAGTAGGCGTTGCAGTTGCAACTGTCACGGACTTGGAATTTAATTTATTTGGGGCTTGTATAGCAATAGCATGGATTGTTCCAAGCGGTGTAAATAAAATTCTTTGGTCAAGTCTCCAGAAACAAACCAATTGGACTGCTCTCGC GTTGATGTGGAGGACAACCCCAGTGACAATTTTCTTCTTGGTAGCTCTGATGCCTTGGTTAGATCCTCCTGGAGTGCTATCCTTCAAATGGGATGTCCATAATACGACTGCTATTCTAATTTCAGCTTTACTTGGTTTTCTCTTGCAATGGTCTGGAGCTTTAGCACTTGG AGCTACATCAGCGACATCACACGTTGTTTTAGGACAATTCAAGACTTGTGTGATCCTACTAGGAGGATATTTCCTGTTTGGTTCAGATCCAGGGTGGATAAGTATTTGTGGCGCCATTACAGCTCTTGGTGGAATGACAGTTTATACGTCCCTTAGCATAAAGGAATCAAGAGAAAAGGCGAGTGACCAGCTCCCGAAGCACAGCTTACCTCCTCAAAAACTCAAGAGTACTGAAGATGATAACTCCAAATACTCACCCTCAGAACACAATCCAAGTGTCGTCTGA
- the LOC138893797 gene encoding zinc finger BED domain-containing protein RICESLEEPER 2-like, translating to MANKIGRCLREWGINKIFTVTVDNASSNDVTVKELSKQLTKMGTNLMNGNHLHVRCMADIMNLMVQDYLKESSVSIERIRHAVRYVRQSPARLKRFQECFDDEQLNCKKTLCLDVPTRWNSTYLMLCRAVEFESAFSHYASSEIGLRHYLEHSYIEVGIPTGDLLSSDWENVKRITKFLEIFYLLTLKISGSRYVTSNIYFLEICAVAVYLKQLIANEDIVLSEMAKKMKEKFKKYWGDPGKMNKIIFISCILDPRCKLESVGYALVKMCGEDLGVTIQAEGGST from the coding sequence ATGGCAAATAAAATTGGTAGGTGCTTACGTGAGTGGGGGATAAATAAGATCTTCACTGTCACAGTTGATAATGCAAGCTCCAATGATGTGACAGTAAAAGAATTGTCTAAGCAATTAACAAAAATGGGAACTAATTTGATGAACGGTAATCACCTTCACGTGAGATGTATGGCTGACATCATGAATCTTATGGTCCAggattatttaaaagaatcttcagTGTCTATTGAACGTATTAGGCATGCAGTGAGATATGTTAGGCAGTCTCCTGCGAGGTTGAAGAGGTTTCAAGAATGTTTTGATGATGAACAACTCAATTGTAAAAAAACTTTATGCTTGGATGTTCCAactaggtggaattccacctactTGATGTTGTGCAGGGCTGTTGAATTTGAAAGTGCATTTTCACATTATGCATCTAGTGAAATTGGCCTAAGACATTATCTTGAGCATTCTTATATTGAAGTTGGAATTCCTACAGGTGACCTTTTGAGTAGTGATTGGGAGAATGTAAAAAGAATTACAAAGTTTCTTGAAATCTTCTATCTTCTTACTTTGAAAATATCTGGATCACGTTATGTTACATCGAATatttattttcttgaaatttgtGCAGTTGCTGTTTATTTGAAGCAATTAATAGCAAATGAAGATATTGTTTTAAGTGAAATGGCAAAAAAGATGAAGGAAAAGTTTAAAAAGTATTGGGGTGATCCAGGGAAAATGAACAAGATAATTTTCATCTCATGTATTTTGGATCCACGTTGCAAGCTCGAATCAGTTGGTTATGCACTTGTAAAGATGTGTGGTGAAGATCTGGGGGTAACTATACAAGCAGAAGGAGGAAGTACATGA